In the genome of Cydia strobilella chromosome Z, ilCydStro3.1, whole genome shotgun sequence, one region contains:
- the LOC134754738 gene encoding apoptosis regulatory protein Siva-like has product MTKRSNPFIEDFVQQSKVHVGMKQFNNNEDRLQKVYEKTYVLLYRGAKMPKKSVEVPTENDSRKDGFKQLFLGKDGHLQQTGAVTKPIAQKCQCGAASEDRCSYCEKELCGACQHPCECCQLRYCNHCCLAGSEGSEICVSCYK; this is encoded by the exons ATGACGAAGCGGTCTAACCCATTTATTGAGGACTTCGTGCAACAGAGCAAAGTCCACGTCGGAATGAAACAATTCAACAACAACGAAGACCGACTTCAGAAAGTGTACG AGAAAACCTATGTACTGCTGTACCGAGGCGCAAAGATGCCTAAAAAGAGTGTCGAGGTGCCAACAGAGAATGATAGCAGAAAGGATGGTTTTAAGCAGTTGTTCCTTGGGAAAGATGGCCATCTTCAGCAGACTGGTGCTGTG ACAAAGCCCATCGCCCAGAAGTGTCAGTGCGGGGCTGCGTCGGAGGACCGCTGCTCGTATTGCGAGAAGGAGCTCTGCGGGGCCTGCCAGCATCCGTGCGAGTGTTGCCAACTCCGCTACTGCAACCACTGTTGTCTTGCAGG ATCTGAAGGCTCGGAGATATGTGTGTCCTgttataagtaa